The Marivirga tractuosa DSM 4126 genome contains the following window.
TTTCGGCATGCAGTTTGGCTCTGAATATGGCAAATTAGGCTTAAGCTTATTCCGCTTGGTCGCTATGTTTTTCATTGCTTACTATCTCTATAAATTAGCTAAAGAAAAAACACACCCGGGTGTTCTCTGGAGTATGGCAGCGGTTTTAGCCGGAGCAATTGGTAACTTAATTGATAGTATTTTCTATGGAGTTTGGTTGGACAATGCACCTTATAACGCCATTTCTCCGTGGTTCCACGGCCAAGTTGTGGATATGTTTTATATTGACATCTGGGAAGGCCGAGTAGCTGACTGGGTGCCGCTTTGGGGAGGAGATTATATTTCCCTCTGGCCAATCTTCAATATTGCAGATGCTGCAATTTTCTGCGGAGTAGCTGTAATTTTGATTTTCCAGAAGAAGTTTTTTAAGGCGGTGAAGCAGGAAGTTGCGGAATAATTTTCTGTAGGCATAATTAGAAATAGTGAAAATTGATAGTGCCTTTTTGTTTTGATATTACCTCAATTACTGCTACATTAGAAAAAGTATTTTATCATAGATAGACAAATAGGAAGAGCACTTATGAGGAAAGTTTTTGAAACAGTAGTAGGGTTAAATCCCAACTTTTCTTTTAGGGGCAAACAGCAAACTAGGATAGAAACTTTTAGCGATGCGGTTTTTGCTTTAGCGATTACACTCTTGGTTCTATCTTCAACTATTCCAGAAACCTTTGAGGATCTATGGGCATCCATGCGCGATGTGATTCCATTCGCCATTTGCGTAGCATTGATCATAGTGATTTGGTACCAGCACTACATATTCTTTTTGAAATACGGTCTCCAAGACAAGGTTACAATTTTGCTCAATACTATCTTATTATTTGTTCTTTTGGTATACGTATACCCATTAAAATTTTTAGCAAGATTTCTATCCGAGATATACGGAGGTATTTTTGGTATAATTGAAACGGACCTCTCACGATTTGGTGAGTACAGCCACCAAAATCTAAAACTATTAATGGTTAATTATGGTTTAGGAGCCTTTGCCATTTTCTTGGTGTTTTCTTTGATGTATTGGAGAGCCTATAAAATGAAATCACTTCTTGATTTAAACAGTTACGAAATATTTGATACCAAAAGCAGTATTATTGCAAATTTATTAATGTGTTCCGTTCCTTTGCTATCGTTAATAATTACGCTCATAGATCCATGGGGCAATTTTAGAACCACGATTTTAAGCGGATTTTTATATTTTCTCTACGTGCCAATAATGATTGTTTTTGGAAGGATTACATCCAAGAAATCCAGGAGGCTTCTCCAGGATTAGTGTGACATCAATTTGAGGATCGGAAAGTTACTCAGTAAACTTCTCTAGCTGCTTAATACACTTCTTCTGCGCTTTAATGATATCTTTATAGATATTCTTATTCTGTTCTGATTCATCAGTTGCCTCATAAGCATTTACGGCTTTTAAGTAATACATTTTGGCATTTAGAGCTAAGTCAATCATCATGTTTACTTCAGCTAGGATATAGAATTCCTTATAACTAGGGTTTTCCTTTTTCTCTATTAACTCAATTACTTTTAATAAAGATGTTTCAGATTTTACTCTGTGCTGTTCGGCAAACTTTAAGGGTAAATCAAAGTCTTTAAATAGCGAAAGATGAGTAGAGGCCTTAGTCTTTAGGTAGAGTGCATTTTCTGGATCTATTTTAAGGGCTTTATTTAAATTTTTTAAGGCTTCTTGTTCTTTGCCTTTCACAAATTGTAAGGCAACACCCTTATAATAATAACCATCAGAAATTTCAGGAGATAACTTAATAACTGTATCTGCATAGGAAGATAAACGATCAAATTCTTTTGTTCTTTCTAATACCTGACATGCCAATAGTGTCAAGGCTAAATTTTCAGGATCATTTTCTAATTCTGCAGTAATTTTATTAAGAGATGGTCTTACCTTGCCTGAATAATATAAAGTTTTAAGCGCTTCATAACTGTTTTTGTTTTCCTCCTTCATTTTCTCCTCTTTACCTAATTTTTATATATTCTAAGAATTAATAAGACCCAAAGCTATTGGGTGAACTGTTTAGCTGAAATGCAAAGGTACAAAACCTATAGCTTATGAAAAGAAAATAATGAATTCTATTATGAATTGATTTTAGGTTAATACTTACTTCATACAATTGATTTTGAAATTGAGGGGTTTTGATTAGAGATGATCGAAATATAATTATTCAGCCGTACCCCTTTCCCTTTCAACTTCTGTAACACTCACTGCAACTGCCCCCTCTTTTGGTAGAATAATCCTTCCCATTTCCTTAGAATAAATAAAAGTAACCTGTGCGCCAAATAATAGAATTAATACAGAATAATAAACCCAAACCAATATAGCTACAAAAGACCCAGCTGCTCCATAAGAATCTGTAAGATTCGCAGTTCCTAAATAGAAGCCTAAAGAAAATTTACCTGCTACAAATAACACGGTGGTTACAAAAGCACCTACCCAAACATCTCTCCATTTAAGTTTAGCATCAGGAAGGACTTTAAATATTATGGCAAAAACTAGGGTAATAAAGCCAAGGGATATGGCAATATTCATGATCTGAATGATGTAAATGGTTGCTCCGTCTAAAATCTCCTTTATATGTGTTTGTATAAATGAGATGACCGTATCTGCTAACAAAGAAACCAAAAGTAGAAAGCCTAAAGCAGCTATCATCGCCAAAGAAAGTAATCTGTTGATTATAAATTTTACAATCCCCTTTTTAGGTTTTGCTTTAATGCTCCAGATGGTATTCAAACTATCTTGTAAAGAAATAAATACTGTAGTGGCACTAAAAAGTAAAGTGCCTATCCCTATTATTTGAAATAAAACACGGTCAGATTGTACTGTGGCAGAGGACAACAGACTATCGATTTGCTCAGAACTAGATTCACCCATTAATTGGTTGATTTGATCCAAAAACTGGGTTCTAACCACATCATCTTCATAGAAATATCCTGCAACAGTAATGGCGACCAGGCCAATAGCAGGTAAGGAAAATATGGTGAAATAAGCAGTTGAAGCACTGTGTTTAAATGGGTTTTCTTCAAAGAATTTAATGCCTGAGTTCTTAAATATTTGAAACCACTTAATTAAAAATTTAGCCATTTTTATAATTCTCGGATTGTTTTATTGAGTAATAAGGCAAACGAGTAGAATAAGAATAAGATTAGTGTAATTAATATCTCGCCATTTATATCACACTCAAATTGTAGTAGAAAAAAGCCGTGGCATTTTTCATAGTAAGTTAACAAAGTAGTTTCTCCCTTAAGGTCTCAGCTGTGGTATTTTGTTGATTTAATCCCTAAAAAATAGCTCGCTTTATAATCTGCACATTTCTAACAGTATCTTGATGCTTTACTTCAATGGTAAGAGTATCTTGTCCAGAAATAGAATTCCGCATATCACAGTATTCTTGCTCATTAAACATGCTTAAGCCATTTACTGACAAAATTTCATCTCCTATTGATAAGTTCGATTTAGTAGCAGGAGAATCTTCCGTTAATGAACTGATCATTATCTTTTTATGCTTCTTAACAAAACGAGTTCCCATCCCAGCAGTTTTACCAAGGAAATTCTGAACAGAATCATTAGGCTCAAGGAAAAGTAGATCATCTTTCCAGCTGATGGTAGTTTTGTATTTTTTGAAAAACCCCAGACCCAATAAATTTAGACTATTAGATTCTGCGCTAATTGGGAAATTATTTATACTATGACCCGAACCCACAAAACTGAGCGTGTCAATTAAATAAATCCTTCCTTCAAATTTTTCATCTACTGCATCGCCTAAACCAGAAGCACCACTACCATAAAACCTTTTTGAATCAAATGATAAGGAATCCTCTATAATGTAATTTTCATCAATACTCAAATTTGAATTACTGCCCAAATCAACTAAAGGGCTTATTATTTGTCCTGATTCAGATAATTTAATAGGTATTCTCAATTGATGTCCAAAAGAGTTTTCCGAAAGTTTGAATTTCAACGCATTTGGAGAAATAGAATCCTTATTGATTTCATCAGAAACAATGATCACGCTCTTTTCAAAATCGATTTGCCAATCAAGATGGCGCATAATTCCAGTACCTATTAAACCATAAGCTTCAAAACATTCTGCATTATAATCTACAGACTTTAGATGAATGTTCTCAAAAGTCAAACTTCCCAATTGAATCTTATCCAGCTTTTTTATTCTTGACCAGAAAAAGTTTCTACTTGCACCTATTCCAAATGAAAAACCATCATTCTCTAGTTCAATATCTGAATCTTCCTTATTAAAGATTATGTTACTTGCCCCACTATCTAGAATAAAAGGATATGTTGTCGTATCGTCTTCTAGGCTTACATCTATTAAAATATGCCCTGAATTTGAATAGTAAAAGGGAATTGTATCATTATGATTTTCATTCACTATTTCAGCATGTCCTAACTTTTCAAAATTAGAATACATCAAGTAGATAAATGAAATGAATAGAAGTAGCAAGACTGCGAATGAAATCGCAAAAATTTTAAGGCCTTTTTTTATCATTTTTTACTAAAATCTTGTAATTATGGTTCGTTTTGAAAGGATGTTTAAAGTGAAAACAGTTGAATCAAATATTGATCAAAACTATTCATACTGTTGAAATAAAAAAACTCTTAAGTGATGAATTAAAAATATTTACCTAATTTTTATTAACTTATAGAGACAAAAAAGGAACTTATGAAAACCCACACCTCGTCATTTGTATTGTTTTTATTGATTTTCACTTCAGGCACCTTTCCGAATAAAACTGATTTCTCAGGTAAGCTTAATATGAAAATTAAGGGGGAAAGTTACACTTTTGATGCTATGAAGCGATCTGATTCCCGGCTATCTTTTCAAGACAAAGGCATTGCAGTTTACATCGTAAATCCGAAAGGTGAAGGTACCATAGCAGAAATCACTATACTTTCAAATAGTATTTATGATATGAAATCACATAGATATGAATTAGGAACAAAGAAACAGAAGCCTAAAACGATGATGGATATCTATAATAAAGATTCGAGCAAAAATAAGGATATTCTCAATTTCAAATTCCGAAGAATTGACCAAATGGATCAAGAAGAGTATTTTGAATTATCAAAAGGAACCGTTAATCTTGATTATGACGATGAAGCAGGCTACTTTAAGATCTCTTTTGTCGGAGAAGATAAGAATGGCATTTCAATATCTGGGCTTTTAGAACTAGACAATCCGTATGTAATAGACAGAAGAGATTGAAACTATTGCTGAATTAAAATCTTGTCTTTTATATATCCTTTCTGAAAATACTCGATGGCTTAATTGATTTTTTACTTTGATAATAGATCCAAATCCAAATAATGGCAATTAGGTGAGCAACAATGGCTAGAGTCGATCCTTCGAAACCAAAGGCACCACCATTTAGCAACGTTTCCTGATGAATTTTAAACTCAATTAAAGAGTAAGAAGAGCTTCCACTTACATTAAATCCTAACAAAGATTGAAAGAAATTCCAGCTAAAGTGGAGTGCAATAGGGAACATAAGATTTCTCCTATAGAGGTATGGTAAACCCAATAATACTCCCGCTAAAAATAAGTTAGTAAATCCTGTGAAACTAGTATTCGGATTAAAACCGTGCATTAAAGAGAATAGCAAGGAAGAGATAATTAATGCCAGAAAAGGAGGGAAAGAAAGCATGAAGTTTTTCAGTACATAGCCTCTAAACAAGACTTCTTCTGCTATTGCCACCATGATGAAAAGCAAAAGCATTAAGAATAATTCCCCTGGATCAAAATGGAATTTTTGAAAATTTATTTCTCCTAGAATTAATAATATAAGAAAGCCTAATCCCATAATGAGCAGTCCGAGTCCCAAACCTAAAAACAAATCTGAAGTTCTGTTTTTAAAGCTTAACCCTATGGAAGTTGGATGTTCTTTATCCACAAAACGGACAAATAGCCAAACAGTAAAAAGGGTAGTAATCAAAAAAGAAAAAACAGTAAGAAGACTTCTCTCTATAGTTCTTGTAGCATCAAATTTAAAAAGCTCAATTCCTACAATTTCCCCTATCAAATATTGAAAAAATAATAAGGTAATACAAAATGGGATGATGATTCCTAAGACTCGTAACCATCCATTATGGTTCATTTTGGTGGTTCTCATTTATTTAGGCTTTCTAATTATTCATAAGCAATTTTAAGGGATCCTGCTTCAACAACTTAGTAGTCTTTTCATACAGAACCGGACTATAAGCTTTCAAGGCTTTGGGCCTTTCAAAAAAGTTCTCAAGGAGAACTGCAAAAAACTCATGATGATCAATAGCAGCAGCAGATCTAAACATCGAAGTATCTCCTTCTTTTACTTTAAACATTTCAAATTCAGCAAGGTCATAATATTTCTTCCAT
Protein-coding sequences here:
- a CDS encoding lipoprotein signal peptidase, with the protein product MKYAKYFLLTFFLIALDQAVKLWVHTNMEMGIAGQIEVFGDWFKLYYTLNPGMAFGMQFGSEYGKLGLSLFRLVAMFFIAYYLYKLAKEKTHPGVLWSMAAVLAGAIGNLIDSIFYGVWLDNAPYNAISPWFHGQVVDMFYIDIWEGRVADWVPLWGGDYISLWPIFNIADAAIFCGVAVILIFQKKFFKAVKQEVAE
- a CDS encoding TMEM175 family protein, with the protein product MRKVFETVVGLNPNFSFRGKQQTRIETFSDAVFALAITLLVLSSTIPETFEDLWASMRDVIPFAICVALIIVIWYQHYIFFLKYGLQDKVTILLNTILLFVLLVYVYPLKFLARFLSEIYGGIFGIIETDLSRFGEYSHQNLKLLMVNYGLGAFAIFLVFSLMYWRAYKMKSLLDLNSYEIFDTKSSIIANLLMCSVPLLSLIITLIDPWGNFRTTILSGFLYFLYVPIMIVFGRITSKKSRRLLQD
- a CDS encoding CPBP family intramembrane glutamic endopeptidase is translated as MRTTKMNHNGWLRVLGIIIPFCITLLFFQYLIGEIVGIELFKFDATRTIERSLLTVFSFLITTLFTVWLFVRFVDKEHPTSIGLSFKNRTSDLFLGLGLGLLIMGLGFLILLILGEINFQKFHFDPGELFLMLLLFIMVAIAEEVLFRGYVLKNFMLSFPPFLALIISSLLFSLMHGFNPNTSFTGFTNLFLAGVLLGLPYLYRRNLMFPIALHFSWNFFQSLLGFNVSGSSSYSLIEFKIHQETLLNGGAFGFEGSTLAIVAHLIAIIWIWIYYQSKKSIKPSSIFRKDI
- a CDS encoding PDZ domain-containing protein; protein product: MIKKGLKIFAISFAVLLLLFISFIYLMYSNFEKLGHAEIVNENHNDTIPFYYSNSGHILIDVSLEDDTTTYPFILDSGASNIIFNKEDSDIELENDGFSFGIGASRNFFWSRIKKLDKIQLGSLTFENIHLKSVDYNAECFEAYGLIGTGIMRHLDWQIDFEKSVIIVSDEINKDSISPNALKFKLSENSFGHQLRIPIKLSESGQIISPLVDLGSNSNLSIDENYIIEDSLSFDSKRFYGSGASGLGDAVDEKFEGRIYLIDTLSFVGSGHSINNFPISAESNSLNLLGLGFFKKYKTTISWKDDLLFLEPNDSVQNFLGKTAGMGTRFVKKHKKIMISSLTEDSPATKSNLSIGDEILSVNGLSMFNEQEYCDMRNSISGQDTLTIEVKHQDTVRNVQIIKRAIF
- a CDS encoding YihY/virulence factor BrkB family protein, which encodes MAKFLIKWFQIFKNSGIKFFEENPFKHSASTAYFTIFSLPAIGLVAITVAGYFYEDDVVRTQFLDQINQLMGESSSEQIDSLLSSATVQSDRVLFQIIGIGTLLFSATTVFISLQDSLNTIWSIKAKPKKGIVKFIINRLLSLAMIAALGFLLLVSLLADTVISFIQTHIKEILDGATIYIIQIMNIAISLGFITLVFAIIFKVLPDAKLKWRDVWVGAFVTTVLFVAGKFSLGFYLGTANLTDSYGAAGSFVAILVWVYYSVLILLFGAQVTFIYSKEMGRIILPKEGAVAVSVTEVERERGTAE